The Xanthomonas sp. DAR 80977 nucleotide sequence CGTGCTCGGCGGCCTGATCGGCATGGGCCTGGCGGCGCTGGTCATCCCCGGCGTGGCCGCGGCCAGCGGCGGCATGATGCCGATGCGCGGCGTGCCGGCGCAGACCTGGGCGGTGGCGTTGGGGCTGATGGTCGCCATCGGCATCGTGGTCGGGCTGCTGCCGGCGCTGCGCGCGCAGCGCCTGAAGATCGTGGACGCGCTGGCCGGGCGCTGAGCCCGCCGCCGCATCGCTCCCTTTCGCATTCTCGGAAGACGCACTGATGAAACTCAAACACTGGTTGGGAAACCTGCTCACGTTGCTGCTGCTGGCGGCCGGGCTGGCGCTGTGGATCGCCCTGCCCTGGTACGGCGTGCTGGCCTTGGCCGCCGGCGTGGCGCTGTGGCTGCTGCTGACCCGCGGCGGGCGCCTGGCGCTGGCCGCCACCCGCATCGGCGTGGCCAGCCTGCCGCAGCGCTGGGGCGCCTCGTCGGTGATCGTGGTCGGCATCGCCGGCGTGGTCGGCGTGCTGGTGGCGATGCTGGCGATGGGCGAAGGCTTCCAGGCCACGCTCAACAGCACCGGCGACGACACCACCGCGATCGTGCTGCGCGGCGGCTCCGGCGCCGAGACCAATTCGGTGATCACCCGCGATCAGGTGCCGCTGATCGCCAGCCTGGCCGGCGTGGCCAAGGGCGCCGACGGCAAGCCGCTGGTGTCGCCGGAGCTGTCGCAGGTGATCAACCTGCCGAGCAAGGCCGACGGCACCGACACCAACGTGCAGTTCCGCGGCATCGGCGACGCCGGCTGGGCGGTGCACGACAAGCTCAGGATCGTCGAGGGCCGCCGCTTCGGCGCCGGCCTGCGCGAGATCGTGGTCGGCCAGGGCGCCAAGGCCCAGTTCCGCGGGCTGGACGTGGGCAAGACGCTGAGCCTGGGCCGCGAGCAGTGGACCGTGGTCGGCGTGTTCGCCTCCGGCGACGCGCACGACTCGGAACTGTGGGCCGACGCGCAGACCCTGGCCTCCACCTACAACCGCAGCGCCTACCAGTCGATCAGCGTGCGCACCGCCGGCAAGGACGGCTACGCCCAGTTCAAGGCGGCGATGGCCGCCGACCCGCGGCTCAAGCTCGACGTGGAGACCACCCGCGCCTACTACGCCAAGCAGGGCGGCAACCTCAGCAAGCTGATCAGCGTCCTCGGCACCGTGATCGGCGCGATCATGGCGGTCGGCGCGGTGTTCGGCGCGCTCAACACCATGTACGCGGCGGTGGCCACCCGCGCCCGCGAGATCGCCACGATGCGCGCGATCGGCTTCCGCGGCCTGCCGGTGGTGACCGCGGTGATGCTGGAGACGATGCTGCTGGCGCTGCTCGGCGGGCTGCTCGGCGGGCTGATCGCCTGGGCCATCTTCAACGGCTACAGCGTGTCCACCCTGGGCAGCAACTTCAGCCAGGTGGTGTTCCAGTTCAAGGTCTCCCCGGCCTTGCTGTGGAGCGGGCTGAAGTGGGCGCTGGGCATCGGCCTGGTCGGCGGGCTGTTCCCGGCGCTGCGCGCGGCGCGGCTGCCGATCACCACCGCCTTGCGCGCGCTGTAGCGGCTGCCGTCCCTCCGCGGGGCACGGCGGGCGGGAAGCGACGGCGAGGGCCGCCCACACCCGCGCAAGCGCGGCCCTGCGGGTCCAGCCGGGCGCGCCGCAGGCCGGCGCGGCATGGCCCGAGCTGAACGCCAGTCGGCGCCACACGGCGCCGACCGGGCGCCGGACAGCTCTGCCGCGCCCCGCCCGGACAGCGCGAATGCACCGCAGCGCAAGGCGTGGCCGGCAAAACCGGGCCGGCGGTCCCAGCTCGGCACGCCGCATCGGACCCGCGTCATCGTTTCGTCATCCAATTGCGGTAGAGCCGCGCCGGCGAAGGCGATAGCCTGCGCGGCCATTCATCCACCGCCTACCGCCATGTCGTCGCGCCTGCGCCTGTTGCTCGTCCTCTGCGCCAGCCTGTGCCTGACCAGCCTGTGCCTGGCCGCCCGCTCCTCCACCTCGCTCAGCGACCGCCTGGTCGCGCCGGGCGGCGTGTCGCCGCTGATGGACGAGGAACGCATCCAGGGCCTGCTGGCGACGCTGCCCAACCGCAGCGGGCACGTGCTCACCCCGGGCGGCATCCCGATCTTCTGGCGCGCGATCGATCCGGGCGACTACCGCATGCGCTACCGCTACGAGCATGCCGGCCGCGACGCCAACGGCCACGAGCGCGCCGATTTCGCGATGGACGTGGCCGCGCCGCAGCCCGGCGCCCATGCCGCCCCGCGCGGCACCGTGGTGCTGCTGCACGGCTGGATGATGGACGGCGATTCGCTGCTGCCTTGGTCGCTGGACCTGGCCCAGGC carries:
- a CDS encoding ABC transporter permease, which produces MKLKHWLGNLLTLLLLAAGLALWIALPWYGVLALAAGVALWLLLTRGGRLALAATRIGVASLPQRWGASSVIVVGIAGVVGVLVAMLAMGEGFQATLNSTGDDTTAIVLRGGSGAETNSVITRDQVPLIASLAGVAKGADGKPLVSPELSQVINLPSKADGTDTNVQFRGIGDAGWAVHDKLRIVEGRRFGAGLREIVVGQGAKAQFRGLDVGKTLSLGREQWTVVGVFASGDAHDSELWADAQTLASTYNRSAYQSISVRTAGKDGYAQFKAAMAADPRLKLDVETTRAYYAKQGGNLSKLISVLGTVIGAIMAVGAVFGALNTMYAAVATRAREIATMRAIGFRGLPVVTAVMLETMLLALLGGLLGGLIAWAIFNGYSVSTLGSNFSQVVFQFKVSPALLWSGLKWALGIGLVGGLFPALRAARLPITTALRAL